One segment of Streptomyces bathyalis DNA contains the following:
- a CDS encoding DUF2277 domain-containing protein, with amino-acid sequence MCRNIKTLRPPYAEAVTDDDMRAAALQYVRKVSGFRKPAAHNAEAFDKAVERVAAATEDLLSSLVVRS; translated from the coding sequence ATGTGCAGAAACATCAAGACACTCCGACCGCCCTACGCCGAAGCCGTCACCGACGACGACATGCGGGCAGCAGCCCTGCAGTACGTACGGAAGGTGTCCGGCTTCCGGAAACCCGCGGCACACAACGCCGAAGCCTTCGACAAGGCCGTCGAACGAGTAGCAGCGGCGACCGAGGACCTGCTTTCGTCACTGGTCGTGCGCAGCTGA
- a CDS encoding BCCT family transporter — translation MEQNATGEPPGGGSAGLRATSKPQTDKVVFGVTAALTLAFVIWGAVATDSLDSAATAMLNSTMHNAGWAFVLAASGFVVFSLWLAFSRYGKITLGKEGEEPEFRTVSWVAMMFSAGMGIGLMFYGVNEPLSHFTDPPPGTGGSAAERMQTAMATTLFHWTLYPWAIYAVVGLAIAYSCFRRGRRQTISAVFTPLIGEKNANGAFGRVIDILAIFATLFGSAASLGLGALQIGSGVKEINWASNVGTPILVIIIAVLTAAFVASAISGVEKGIQWLSNINMVLAGLLVLFVFVVGPTVLMLNLLPTSVGSFIGDLPQMAARTDDTAGKDVATWLSSWTVFYWAWWISWTPFVGMFIARISRGRTIRQFVGGVILVPSVVSLIWFAIFGGTAISLERGGAKLTDQSTAEGQLFAMLREYPIASVTSLIVMILVGIFFVSGADAASIVMGTLSQKGTLEPGKNVVIVWGVLTGAVAAIMLLIGGGGASALTGLQNLTILVAVPFTLVMIGMCIALTRDLRRDRLIVTGERGDEAIEIAVLAGHEQYGGEYEILIGPTNGASSDSGSQDSAEGDDGKAGAMQKD, via the coding sequence GTGGAACAGAACGCGACAGGGGAACCGCCAGGCGGCGGTTCCGCCGGTCTGCGGGCCACGTCGAAACCACAGACCGACAAAGTGGTGTTCGGTGTCACAGCCGCGCTGACCCTGGCCTTCGTGATCTGGGGGGCAGTTGCCACCGACTCCCTGGACAGCGCGGCGACCGCGATGCTCAACAGCACCATGCACAACGCTGGTTGGGCGTTCGTGCTCGCCGCCTCCGGCTTCGTCGTCTTCTCGCTCTGGCTGGCCTTCAGCCGTTACGGGAAGATCACCCTCGGCAAGGAGGGCGAGGAGCCGGAGTTCCGGACGGTGTCATGGGTCGCGATGATGTTCAGCGCGGGCATGGGCATCGGCCTGATGTTCTACGGCGTCAACGAGCCGTTGTCGCACTTCACCGACCCTCCCCCGGGTACGGGCGGCTCCGCGGCCGAGCGCATGCAGACCGCGATGGCGACGACCCTGTTCCACTGGACCCTGTATCCCTGGGCCATCTACGCGGTCGTCGGTCTCGCCATCGCGTACAGCTGCTTCAGGCGTGGCAGGCGTCAGACCATCAGTGCCGTCTTCACACCGCTCATCGGTGAGAAGAACGCGAACGGTGCCTTCGGACGCGTCATCGACATCCTGGCCATCTTCGCGACCCTCTTCGGCTCCGCCGCGTCGCTGGGCCTCGGCGCCCTGCAGATCGGCAGCGGTGTGAAGGAGATCAACTGGGCCTCGAACGTCGGCACACCGATCCTGGTGATCATCATCGCGGTGCTGACCGCGGCGTTCGTCGCCTCCGCGATCTCGGGTGTCGAGAAGGGCATCCAGTGGCTGTCCAACATCAACATGGTGCTGGCGGGCCTGCTGGTCCTCTTCGTCTTCGTGGTCGGCCCGACGGTGCTGATGCTCAACCTGCTGCCGACATCGGTGGGTTCGTTCATCGGTGATCTGCCGCAGATGGCCGCTCGCACGGACGACACCGCGGGCAAGGACGTCGCCACGTGGCTGTCCTCCTGGACTGTCTTCTACTGGGCGTGGTGGATCTCGTGGACGCCCTTCGTCGGCATGTTCATCGCCCGCATCAGCCGGGGCCGCACGATCCGGCAGTTCGTCGGCGGCGTGATCCTCGTGCCGAGCGTCGTGAGCCTGATCTGGTTCGCGATCTTCGGTGGTACGGCCATCAGCCTCGAGCGTGGCGGTGCCAAGCTGACCGACCAGTCGACGGCGGAGGGCCAGCTGTTCGCGATGCTGCGCGAGTACCCGATCGCGAGCGTCACCAGCCTCATCGTGATGATCCTGGTCGGCATCTTCTTCGTGTCCGGCGCCGACGCGGCGTCCATCGTGATGGGAACCCTCTCCCAGAAGGGCACGCTGGAGCCGGGCAAGAACGTCGTCATCGTCTGGGGTGTGCTGACCGGTGCGGTCGCCGCGATCATGCTCTTGATCGGCGGCGGCGGAGCGTCGGCGCTGACCGGTTTGCAGAACCTGACGATTCTCGTGGCGGTGCCGTTCACGCTCGTGATGATCGGCATGTGTATAGCGCTCACCCGGGATCTGCGGCGCGACCGGCTCATCGTCACCGGTGAACGCGGTGACGAAGCCATCGAGATCGCCGTGCTCGCCGGCCACGAGCAGTACGGCGGCGAGTACGAGATCCTCATCGGGCCGACCAACGGCGCCTCCTCGGACAGCGGTTCGCAGGACTCGGCCGAGGGCGACGACGGCAAGGCCGGTGCGATGCAGAAGGACTGA
- a CDS encoding DUF389 domain-containing protein — protein MLHLRLIVPSSRTGEVTSLLDSTVGTAHLVVLPGAARDPEGDVVMCDVAREAADELITELRRLDLHEHGAISVEDIDLSLSERGTQAEVDAPGEGVDAVLWESLTGATHEESRLSLTYLAFLVVATMLAACGVMLDSAILIVGAMVVGPEFGPLAGVCTALVRLRPRLALRPLIALVVGFPLAMLATGAFTVFMDAVGLFSEQKYQQPHPVSEFVWNPDWMSFVVAILAGIAGVLSLTSAKSGALVGVAISVTTVPAAANAAMALSYWFPGEAWASAEQLGLNLSGILVAGTLTLLGQKLFWAWKRRHLARTA, from the coding sequence ATGCTTCATCTGCGGCTGATCGTTCCGTCATCGCGCACCGGCGAGGTCACGTCCCTGCTGGACTCGACCGTGGGGACCGCGCATCTCGTCGTGCTGCCGGGCGCCGCCCGCGACCCGGAGGGCGACGTGGTGATGTGCGATGTCGCCCGTGAGGCCGCGGACGAGCTCATCACGGAGCTGCGCCGCCTCGACCTCCACGAGCACGGAGCGATCTCCGTCGAGGACATCGACCTCTCGCTCTCCGAGCGCGGCACCCAGGCCGAGGTCGACGCCCCCGGCGAGGGCGTGGACGCGGTGCTGTGGGAGTCCCTCACCGGCGCGACGCACGAGGAGTCCCGGCTCTCGCTCACCTATCTGGCGTTCCTCGTCGTGGCGACGATGCTGGCGGCCTGCGGCGTCATGCTGGACAGCGCGATCCTCATCGTCGGCGCGATGGTGGTGGGGCCGGAGTTCGGGCCGCTCGCGGGTGTCTGCACGGCGCTGGTGCGGCTCAGGCCGCGTCTGGCGCTGCGTCCGCTGATCGCGCTGGTCGTGGGCTTTCCGCTGGCGATGCTCGCGACGGGCGCCTTCACCGTATTCATGGACGCCGTAGGCCTGTTCAGCGAGCAGAAGTACCAACAGCCCCATCCAGTAAGCGAGTTCGTGTGGAATCCCGACTGGATGTCGTTCGTGGTCGCCATTCTGGCGGGCATCGCGGGGGTGCTCTCCCTCACTTCGGCCAAGTCCGGTGCACTGGTGGGTGTGGCCATCTCGGTGACGACCGTGCCGGCGGCGGCCAACGCCGCCATGGCACTGAGCTACTGGTTTCCCGGGGAGGCCTGGGCGTCGGCGGAACAGCTGGGCCTGAACCTCTCCGGCATCCTGGTCGCCGGAACGCTCACGCTGCTGGGGCAGAAGCTCTTCTGGGCCTGGAAGCGCAGGCATCTCGCCCGGACGGCCTGA